A window from Triplophysa dalaica isolate WHDGS20190420 chromosome 3, ASM1584641v1, whole genome shotgun sequence encodes these proteins:
- the LOC130417897 gene encoding endogenous retrovirus group 3 member 1 Env polyprotein-like isoform X2, with translation MWRTLDLTADMLVNDKGDCNMPKQMSLVVQKTLNIREGRPPTSVMRDYNNSCTGEPFQGPAFYLNARPAELCVCSKSGRHIVGMSNCRNEITLSQSNNGHHNCTIQYLNKTTEGFECPFSHLDCSPGMVLVCGETAYYHLDAGEWKGCCYAAILSTGTSIMEKTNLATSLNRHKREVKLPNYYGGHKISDPWTTPWENVGLSLAGLFTGTGTTVALKKINGLAWQVLSLENDTAQALNLISNELKKMRVAVVQHRLALDILTAEKGGVCKMLGVSCCFSIPDYADNVTDVVKHMRESVREPTPVDATWFQWLDSLSGGWGYWITGTVIPVVMTILALLLFLPCMLQCVVGCVKRSVTSFTTKGTDRMMLAKRTTDVNQAMLVRRTSKGYRPKDQNQTWGSIFDHNSDTDEDDNDCVQTHELEPEPIPVIEEPRNVDERDNVMEGDNGLDDSVIEIGMVDDEE, from the coding sequence ATGTGGAGAACGCTGGATCTTACAGCAGACATGCTAGTAAATGATAAGGGTGACTGcaatatgccaaaacaaatgtctttagtTGTACAAAAGACTCTGAATATTCGAGAAGGAAGACCACCAACATCCGTAATGCGAGACTATAACAATTCGTGTACAGGAGAACCTTTTCAAGGtcctgcattttatttaaatgctcgtcccgcagaattatgtgtgtgttccaaatcaGGCAGACATATAGTAGGGATGTCCAattgtagaaatgaaattactttgtctcaatcaaataacggacatcataattgcaccatacaatatctcaataaaactactgagggatttgaatgtccattttcacacttagacTGTTCACCTGGAATGGTGTTAgtttgtggtgaaactgcatactaccatttagatgcaggggaatggaaaggttgttgttatgctgctattttgtccacaggaactagcataatggaaaagacaaatctggccacatctttgaatagacataaaagggaagtaaaactgccaaattattatgGAGGCCATAAGATAagtgatccatggactactccttgggaAAACGTGGGACTGTccctagcaggtttgtttacaggaaccggtactactgttgctctgaaaaaaattaatggtctggcatggcaagttctttctttggaaaatgacacagcacaagctttaaacttaatctctaacgaattaaagaaaatgagagttgccgtcgtgcaacatagacttgctttggatatattaacagcagagaaaggaggagtgtgcaaaatgctaggagtatcttgttgtttttcaattccagattatgcagacaatgtcaccgacgttgtgaagcacatgagagaatcagttcgtgaacccacaccggtagatgcaacatggtttcaatggttggacagcctatccgggggatggggatattggataaccggtacagtaattccagttgtgatgaccatcttagccttgttattatttttgccatgcatgttgcagtgtgtggtcggatgtgttaaaagatctgttacttcctttacaaccaaaggaaccgatcgaatgatgttagcaaaaagaacgactgacgtcaaccaggctatgctggttagacgcacatctaaaggttatcgtccgaaagatcagaatcaaacttggggatccatatttgatcataacagcgatacggacgaggatgataatgattgtgttcaaacacatgagttagaaccagaaccaataccggtgatagaagaaccaagaaatgttgatgaacgtgacaatgtaatggaaggagataatgggcttgacgattcggtaattgagattggcatggtagatgatgaagagtag